In Geminocystis sp. NIES-3708, a single window of DNA contains:
- a CDS encoding ABC transporter permease yields the protein MEYFAQTLAVTERILRELFTRKRSIIFWMIFPIFILLINSYIIAERAKITTTLAMKISAPSSLIGAALFFSCLGGTIATIVAEREQKTLKRLFISPLSGISYFFGIFFAHFFIGILQTILVYGLLFFSGKYISGSIILGFVIIFLSIISYVGLGFILGTQLAKRTEDVNTIVATFGVPLLILGGTFFPSSLFPEKLLKIAQFNPIFHMNEALIDVWGKGKYFDEIQGHFFFLIIFAITMILLGWCCYEKMIKSEKTL from the coding sequence ATGGAATATTTTGCTCAAACATTAGCAGTAACAGAAAGAATTTTAAGAGAGTTATTTACTAGAAAAAGAAGTATTATTTTTTGGATGATTTTTCCTATTTTTATCTTGTTAATTAATAGTTATATCATTGCCGAAAGAGCAAAAATAACAACTACTTTAGCGATGAAAATATCAGCTCCATCTAGTCTTATCGGTGCTGCATTATTTTTTAGCTGTTTAGGAGGTACTATTGCTACTATTGTTGCTGAAAGAGAACAAAAAACTCTCAAACGTTTATTTATTTCACCATTGTCTGGAATTTCTTATTTTTTTGGTATTTTTTTTGCTCATTTTTTCATCGGTATTTTGCAAACAATTTTAGTTTATGGTTTACTTTTTTTCTCAGGAAAATATATCTCAGGTTCAATAATTTTAGGTTTCGTTATCATCTTTTTAAGTATTATTAGTTATGTTGGTTTAGGATTTATTTTAGGAACTCAATTAGCAAAAAGAACAGAAGATGTTAATACTATAGTTGCAACTTTTGGTGTACCTTTGTTAATTCTTGGAGGAACTTTTTTTCCTAGTTCTTTATTTCCTGAAAAACTTTTAAAAATAGCACAGTTTAACCCTATTTTTCACATGAATGAGGCTTTAATTGATGTATGGGGAAAAGGAAAATATTTTGATGAAATTCAAGGTCATTTTTTCTTCCTAATTATATTTGCTATTACCATGATATTATTAGGATGGTGCTGTTATGAAAAAATGATAAAATCAGAGAAAACACTTTAA
- a CDS encoding amidase: protein MKNLEFSSALDLSNLIHRKEISPLELIQFYGERINLIDSQLGSFAYVAIENAIEEAKIKTEILGKTQDTSTLPIFFGIPTAIKDLYPVEGMPIAYGNGFIKDKIAEYDCGIVKKIKQSGFIILGKTSTSELGSLPYTESIGLPPCRNPWDLEYTSGGSSGGAAAAVAAGLIPVAHGSDGGGSVRGPAFCCGLVGLKPSRGRVSNAPVGDYQGGIGTHGCLSRTVADSAALLDVISGYVTGDPYWLPNPKNSFLDGITQETEKLKIAFATSILPGGKADEIIKQQVEKIAHHLEDMGHILTDACPDFTSLVEPFVTIWQSSITGSGFPEQILTPMNRWLRERSQDLGNYLRALHQVQMISRQIIAFFDDFDVLLLPTYLKPAIKVDTWADLSPENTLQSIIDWITPCPPFNATGQPAIAIPTGFTEQGIPIGVQLVGKPTDEATILQLAYQLEKIINYAQYKPSLITL from the coding sequence TAGTTCTGCTTTAGATTTAAGTAACTTAATCCACCGCAAAGAAATTTCTCCCTTAGAATTAATCCAATTTTATGGAGAAAGAATTAATCTAATAGATTCTCAACTTGGTAGTTTTGCTTATGTAGCCATAGAAAATGCCATTGAAGAAGCAAAAATAAAAACAGAAATTTTAGGTAAAACTCAAGATACATCCACTTTACCTATCTTTTTTGGTATTCCTACCGCCATTAAAGATTTATATCCCGTTGAAGGAATGCCTATTGCTTATGGTAATGGTTTTATTAAAGATAAAATTGCAGAATATGATTGCGGTATTGTGAAAAAAATCAAACAAAGCGGTTTTATTATTCTTGGTAAAACATCTACCTCTGAATTAGGCTCTTTACCTTATACAGAATCTATTGGCTTACCCCCTTGTCGGAATCCATGGGATTTAGAATATACTTCTGGTGGCTCTAGTGGTGGGGCGGCGGCGGCAGTAGCGGCTGGATTAATTCCTGTAGCACATGGATCTGATGGTGGTGGTTCAGTGAGAGGTCCAGCTTTTTGTTGTGGTTTAGTAGGATTAAAACCTTCACGGGGTAGGGTTTCTAACGCACCAGTAGGGGATTATCAAGGGGGCATTGGTACTCATGGCTGTCTTAGTCGCACTGTAGCTGATAGTGCGGCTTTACTGGATGTTATTTCAGGATATGTTACAGGTGATCCTTATTGGTTGCCAAATCCCAAGAATTCTTTTTTAGATGGTATTACTCAAGAAACAGAAAAATTAAAAATTGCCTTTGCCACTTCTATTTTACCTGGTGGTAAAGCTGATGAGATTATAAAACAACAAGTTGAAAAGATTGCTCATCATTTAGAAGATATGGGACATATTTTAACAGACGCTTGTCCTGATTTTACCTCTTTGGTTGAACCTTTTGTTACTATTTGGCAATCTAGTATTACAGGTTCTGGTTTTCCTGAACAAATACTTACACCCATGAATCGTTGGTTAAGAGAACGTTCTCAAGATTTAGGAAATTATTTACGAGCACTACATCAAGTGCAGATGATTTCTCGCCAAATAATTGCTTTTTTTGATGATTTTGACGTTTTACTATTACCTACTTATCTAAAACCTGCCATTAAAGTTGATACATGGGCAGACTTATCTCCCGAAAATACTTTACAAAGTATTATTGATTGGATTACTCCTTGTCCCCCTTTTAATGCTACAGGACAACCTGCCATCGCTATTCCTACAGGATTCACAGAGCAAGGTATTCCCATAGGAGTTCAATTAGTCGGGAAACCAACAGATGAAGCAACTATATTACAATTAGCTTATCAATTAGAAAAAATCATTAATTATGCTCAATATAAGCCTTCCCTAATTACTTTATAA